From the Theobroma cacao cultivar B97-61/B2 chromosome 2, Criollo_cocoa_genome_V2, whole genome shotgun sequence genome, one window contains:
- the LOC18609253 gene encoding uncharacterized protein LOC18609253: MKQGASQQNAIGSSREEMRSSISVSVMVTDRRETMVCPKPRRLSLLNATFNDHPVRSLRWQLSHQAELCDSKAGSDLLDMILTKGGCAVEQSCAQVASSPPFFSGSPPSRVANPLIQDARFGDEKIITPMSPPPSGLSSSSPSSSSRKGGCIRVNFGNKPAVRVEGFDCLDRDRRNCSIPALA; encoded by the exons ATGAAGCAGGGTGCCAGCCAACAAAACGCAATTGGAAGCAGCCGTGAGGAGATGCGGAGCTCCATTTCGGTTTCGGTTATGGTGACGGATCGGAGAGAGACTATGGTCTGTCCGAAACCACGTCGTTTGAGTCTTTTAAACGCCACCTTCAACGACCACCCTGTTAGGTCCCTCAGATGGCAACTTAG CCATCAAGCGGAGCTTTGTGATTCAAAAGCAGGGAGTGATCTTTTGGATATGATTCTTACAAAG GGTGGTTGTGCAGTGGAACAAAGTTGTGCACAAGTAGCGTCGTCGCCCCCATTTTTTAGTGGGTCGCCGCCGAGCAGAGTAGCTAACCCATTAATACAGGATGCTCGATTTGGGGATGAGAAGATCATCACCCCAATGTCACCGCCTCCTTCGGGCTTGTCATCGTCGTCTCCATCGTCCTCTTCGAGGAAAGGAGGCTGTATTCGGGTGAATTTTGGCAATAAACCAGCGGTGAGAGTGGAGGGGTTTGATTGCCTGGACAGGGATCGGCGGAATTGCAGCATCCCTGCGCTGGCTTAG